CTGGTCGTGCCAAAGATACCGTAGTGCTTCTTGGTGGAGAAAACGTCGAACCGGTTCCGATCGAAGACAAACTTACCGAATCTCCCTTCATTGCTCAGTGTATGGTTATTGGCCAAGACCAAAAGAACTTGGGAGCCCTTGTGGTGCCTGATTTTGACAAGTTGACCGAGTGGGCGAAAGAAAATGGGATTTCTGAGACGGACAAACAGAAACTCATTGATCACCCGAAGGTTCTCGATTTCTACAAAAAGGAAATCAAAGCCCTCAACAATACCAAAACTGGATTTAAGTCTTTTGAACAAGTAACTCCGTTTATCCTCATTACCAAACCATTTGAAGTGGGTGATGAATTGACAAACCTGTTCAAAATGAAACGCCACCTGATCACAGAAAAATACAAAGATAAAATCACAACTTTGTATGCTGCTGATTAAGAGAGTTTAATTTTCTAGATCGCCCGCACACTTGCGGGCGGTTTTTACTCTTCTGTTTTTCACCTCCAGTCGATACTCTTATTGTGAATCGATCGGACGGATCTTTAGTTTCCTCATCTACAGGCGTTTTTTACCCCTACCAACACCAGGACTTTTATGCGATGGATTCCTTGTTTTTATCGCACTTGAAACAGGAAGAAGTCTGGGACTTCCAATCAGTTTCCCAGGTGCATTTAGGTTTCCTTGGTTTTTTGACCTTACGTGGTTTTTTACGGGAAACTTTGTCCTTACCTAAACTTCAGGTGCAAGGTTTATCAAAACATTGGAAGACCTACCTCGCAAAAGTGAATTTTTTAGGCAAAGGAGTTCCTTGGGAATCCAAAGATTTTATTCCTAATTTGGTTTCTGATTCAACCTTACCTTTGACTGAGTTTGGTGGTAAAGGCCACTGGTCTACCGAGTTCCATTGGGAAAAACAAGATAAAGAAACCACATCTGTTTTTTTTGCTGCTACCGACAAACAAAGTAACGGTGATGTTGCCATCAGCGATCTGATGAAGGAATTTTTACATTATTCTCAAACCAACCATTATTTGGAAAGGGCCTACATCAGAAAGGAAAATTCCAGTTACCTGTATTTGAATTCTAAAGAAGCCAATCCGCGTGTTTTCTTTCGCGAAAATCCAACAGACTTACCAGAATTTTTGTTTTTAGTAGCCGAGTTACAAACAAAACCATCTACTCACTCAAATTAAGACCAAGGAGAACTGTTTTTAAAAGGTCGGCTTTGGTTTCCAAGTGAGTGGTTTCTAAAATTGTTTGTTTAGTTTTAAAATCGAAGTAGATGAGAGATGCAATAAAATCAACTGGATAGGGATGAACCAAAATTTGATTCATTTTTAGTATTAGATCTTCCTCGGCCCCTTCCGCAAGTAAGATTCGTTTGGTGAGAACAAGTAACTCTTCAATTTTTTCTTTTAAACTATCCGATACATTTTTATTTCGTTCGTGTTCCCGGCGAACCATTTGGGCAATATAAAAGGGATCCGTAGAATCTAAACTGATGATCTCGGCTGTACCAATTCCTTCTAAAATTATATTGGACCTTCCATCGGGAAGAGATTCTTTTTGGATGATATGCCCATAACCCACAACTTCTGGGATGGGGGGAAGGCCGGAGCCAATCCAATTTTTAGGATAAGGTGCCATTCCTAGTTCCCCTCCGTTTTCCATACAAAAATCGAGCATCATCCGATACCGCGGTTCAAAAATATGAAGAGGTAAAAACATTCCCGGGAACAGAAATACATCTGGCAGAGGAAAGAGAGGTAAGGGGAAGGTTGACACAGAGAAAGGTTTTAGATTCTCTGTTTAGTTGTAAACCAATTCAAGGATCAGACTTTGTTGAAAATAAAGAAAACTTCACTTCGTAAAGCTTTTGAAGATTTAAGCAAAATCAAAGTGCTTGTAATCGGAGATTTGATTTTAGATGAGTATTTGATCGGCTCGGTGGAGAGGATTTCCCCGGAAGCTCCGGTTCCGGTGGTTTGGGTTCGAAACGAAAAACAATCCTTAGGTGGATCAGGTAATGTGGTTCAGAATCTTTCTGCCATTGGTGTATCGGGAGTGGTTTTTGGAAGGATTGGTTTAGACAAAGCAGGCGATTCTTTAGAAGGACATTTACTCGCAAATTCGGTAGCAACGCAGGATTTGGTTTTATTAAAATCCAAAACATTACCAACCATTCTAAAGACAAGAATCATCGCCTCTCACCAACAGATTTGCCGGGTGGACCGGGAAGAAGTAGTGCCGCTTACGTCCGAGGAAGAAAAATCGATCCTCCTGCAATTTGAAGGTAAATTGAAAGAGTGCGCGGCAGTCATACTTTCCGACTACGACAAAGGGTATCTAACACCTTCACTCATCCAATCTGTCATCGCACTTTGTAACCGAGAAAATAAAATTGTGACGGTAGACCCACAAGTAAGCCATTTTTTCTTATATAAAAATATTCATATTATGACCCCAAACCACCATGAAGCGGGCAAAGCTTTGGGACGAAAACTTACGAGTGATCTTGAAATTGAAACGGCTTGCCGGGAAATCTCTGAAAAACTCACACCCGATGCGATGATGATCACTAGGGGAGAAAAAGGTATGTCCATTTATGAAAGAAAAACAAATTCCTTTTATCATATTCCTACCGTTGCCAAAGAAGTATTTGATGTAACGGGGGCTGGAGACACAGTCATTACTACCTACACTGCCTTTGTTGCGACGGGAATGCCCATTGCCGATGCGGCTCTTATTTCTAATGTAAGTGCGGGGATCGTTGTTGGTAAGTTAGGTGCCGCCACGGTGACTGTAACCGAAATTGAAGATGCCCTGTTCACCTTGGGGTATTTGGAAGGATAATATGAGTTTTTACTCCCATCTAAATGCAAAAATCATCACACCAGATCAAATCGAAACACAAAGAAAAGTTTTGGAAGGGAAACGGATAGTTTTTACAAACGGTTGTTTTGATATCTTACATCCGGGCCATGTGACCTATCTTGCCCAAGCCAGGGATTTAGGTGATTTGTTATGGATCGGTGTCAACTCGGATGCTAGTGTTAGGCGATTAAAAGGGGAATCCAGACCCATTAATAGTTGTGAAGACAGAATGTTAGTGCTTGCAGGTCTATCTTCGGTGGACTTTGTTTCCTCTTTTGGAGAAGATACACCCTTAGAGATTCTTAAAAAAGTGAGACCTTCTGTTCACTCTAAAGGAGGAGACTACCAAGTCGAAACCCTGCCGGAATACCAGATTTTAAAAGAGATGGGTGCGGATATTCAAATTTTACCTTTTGTTGTAGGAAAATCCACAACCAAGATTTTAGAAAAAGCAAAATCTCCTTCCTAAACGTATTGATTTTGGACCCAAATCTCGCCAGTCTGTAAAAAACATTCTTTTTTGAGGTCCAGTTTGTCCAAGACTAGATATATTTTCATTACCGGTGGAGTTTCCTCTTCTTTAGGAAAAGGGGTCACCGTTGCGGCTCTAGGTTGTTTGTTAGAAGCCAGAGGTTATACCGTCTCTTTACAAAAAATGGATCCCTACATTAACATTGACCCAGGGACTATGAGTCCGTACCAACATGGGGAAGTGTATGTGACTGAAGACGGTGCCGAAACCGATCTTGACTTAGGATACTACGAACGATTTACGAAATCAAAATTCTCACGCAAAAATTCGGTATCCACTGGTCAAATTTACCACGCTGTGATTGAAAGAGAAAGAAAGGGTGATTATTTAGGAAGAACCGTACAGGTTGTACCACATATCACCAATGAAATTCGAAGCCGAATTTATAACCTAACACGAGACCAAGAAACTGACTTTGTGATTGTTGAAATTGGTGGGACTGTTGGTGACATCGAGTCTGTTCCCTTTTTAGAGGCCATTCGTCAAATGCGATATGAACATGGTGCAAGCCAGGTTTTGTTTTTGCATTTAACACTTGTCCCTACGATCACTGCAGCTGGGGAAGCAAAAACTAAACCTACACAACACTCTGTAAAGGAACTGTTAGCCCTTGGAATCCAACCTGATATCTTAATTTGCAGAATCAATAAACCTATGTCCAAAGAGATGAAAAACAAAATTTCTCTCTTTTGTAACGTAAAAGAACAAAACGTAATCTCCGCAGTTGATATCACAACCTCCATCTATGAAATTCCTCTAATGTATCGGGAAGACAAATTAGATGAAGTGGTTCTTAATGCTTTAGGAATGGACCTTCGCAAACTCAATTTTTCCCAGTGGGAGAATATGGTCAAAAAAATTCGTAATACGAAAAAGACCGTAAAAGTAGCGTTAATTGGAAAATATATTTCTCTCCAAGATGCCTATCGTTCTGTGTATGAGTCTTTGGCTCATGGTGGAATTGCTAACGATGTTGAGGTTAGTGTAATCAAAATCAACCCAGAAGATATTGATGCTAAAAATGTAAAAGAACACCTAAAAGGGGTTCATGGGGTTTTGGTTCCTGGTGGTTTTGGAGAACGGGGAATTGAAGGAAAAATTGCAGCAATCCAATATGCAAGAACCAAACAAATTCCTTTCTTTGGGATTTGTCTTGGAATGCAGTGTGCTGTGATTGAATTTGCAAGGAACGTTCTTGGATTTAAAGATGCCAACTCCACCGAATTCAAACCTAACGTAAATTATCCAGTGATTTCTATGATTGAAGAACAAAAGGAAATCGAACGTATGGGCGGAACCATGCGACTTGGTGCATATCCTTGTGTCGTGAAAAAAGGAAGTCTTGCTTATTCCGAATACAAAGCAGAACGGATATCGGAACGACATAGACATAGATTTGAATTCACTCTGCGTTACAAAGATGATTTTGAGAAAAAAGGAATGAATCTTACTGGATTTTCACCTGATGGAAGTTTGGCGGAAATTGTGGAAGTTCCCAATCATCCTTGGTTTGTGGGTGTTCAATTCCATCCCGAATTCCAATCCAAACCTACTGACCCGCACCCACTTTTTGCCGGTTTTATCAAAGCCGCATCCAAATTATCTAAAAAAACGGAGGATTAAGATGTACGATTTAATTGAAGAAAGAGAATTTTTCGGTAAAAAAATCGGGGGTCGTAATCCCTTTTTTCTAATTTCCGGACCTTGTGTGATGGAAAACAAAGACCTACTCGACAGGGTTTGTGGAGAGATGAAAGCCATTTGTGATGATTTAGGAATTGTGTATATCTTTAAGTCTTCCTTTGATAAAGCCAACCGCTCTTCGATCAATTCTTACCGGGGCCCTGGATTGGAAGAAGGAAGGAAACTTCTAGATTTTATCAAAAACAAATACAATGTTCCTGTTCTCACAGACATCCATGAAACCATCCAAGTTGATCCATTAAAGGATACAGTAGATATTTTTCAAATCCCTGCTTTCTTAAGTCGCCAAACAGACCTTATTGCAAAGGCAGCAGAAACGGGTAAATGGGTGAATGTTAAAAAGGGCCAGTTTATGGCACCAGATGACACTCGTCATATCAAAACAAAAATCCAAGAGTCGGGATCGGAAAAATACATGGTAACAGAACGTGGTGCAAGCTTCGGATACGGAAATCTCGTATTTGACCTTCGTGGCATTCCGATGATGCACAAACACGGAATTCCCATTGTGTTTGACGCAACTCATTCGGCTCAACTTCCAGGAGCTGCCGGAAATATCACTGGAGGAGTTCGTGAATTCATTCCTCATATGGTACGTGGTGCCGTTTCTGTTGGTGTGGAAGGACTATTTATGGAAGTCCATCCCGATCCAGAAAAAGCACTCTCTGATGCCACTACACAATTTCCATTGGCAAAAGCCAAAGGGCTGTTAACGCAGCTTTTGGAATTGGACCGTTTGGTAAAGACCAAGTTTTTAGAGGATTGAACTAACATTTATGATGCGAAGGATACAAATTCTTTTCTTTGTTTTGGCAATGGTCCATTGTAAAGATAAGGAATACCTTCGCGTTGATTCCGAAAAGGAATCGGGATCGATGGTTTCGATGAGAAACTTTTCCAGGTCTTCCTATAAGGAATCAGGGGAATTGGAGTGGAAATTAAAAGGTGCCGAATCCTATATATTTCCCAAAGAAAACAAAACCATTGTTTACGGTTTCGAATTCAAACAATTGGAAAAAGGGAATGTTACTTCCTCTATGACTGGGGATCGAGGAGAAATCAACCATTCAACAAAGACCGTGATTATTAGTGGAAAGGTTCGATTAAAAACTAATGACGGTAAATACATTGAGTCAGAATCCTTAACTTATAACTTAGAAGAAAAAACATTATCCTCTGAAGACGATGTCCTCGTATATTCTGACGGAACTACAATCCGAGGGAAAGGACTTCGGGCTGATAAAAGTTTGAATAAATTTACCATCATCCAACCAAAAGCGGTGACCGTGGGTGGAAGTAACCCGCTGAAGGAAAAGTAATGAAAAAACAAATCTCTATTTTTGTTTTTTTTATTTCTGTTCTTCGTGCCAATTCGTCACCAATACCTTTGTTATACGGATCTGAGGACCTTTTGAAAAAAGATTCTCCTATTTTTTTAGAGAATAAAAAGAAAGAAAATAAAGATAAAATCCCTGTGCTTTGGGGCGGAAGTAGTCTGACCCAAGAAGAGCGAACCATTAATGGAATCCCTATGAAGGTTTTTATCTTAGGTGGTGGTGCTTATATCATGCATAAAACCATCAAACTCAGTGCCAGGGAAATTGAGATAATTGGTGAAGATGCTCTCATTGGAAATTTGAAAGGTCAGGTCATTGTAGAAGACTTTCAAAATGGAGTTACCTTAACGGCAGCAAAAGGAATCTACAATAAAATGGCGGGTACGGTTAGTTTAGAAAACAATCCTGTTCTTGTGCAAAAAAAAGACGGTAAAATCGTTAAGATCCACTGCCAATCCATTGTTCGGTATTTGGAAGAAGCAAAAACCAATTTGGCGGGAAAGGTCGTTGTTACATCCGACGAATTTCAGGTGTTTGGTGAGGATGCAGTATTTTCAGAAAAAGAAGACCGGATTGATCTTGCAGGAGAACCTTTTCTTTTTTCAGAAAATCGGTTTCTCATTGGTAAAACACTTTCTTACTTTGTAAAGGAAGGAAGTATTCAATTGGATGGGGATGCTACCATCTACCAGGTATCTTACGAAAATAAAAAAGATAAAGAAAAAGATACTACCACTAAAGAACGAGTATTGACTTTATTTACCGGTAAAACATTAACCCATCAAAACAAAGGCAAAGATACGATTACCTCCATGAATGGAGACGCCTTTATGTACAGAAAAACATCAGAGTTTAGGGCAAATTTATTAGAAAGTCGCCGCAATAATAAAGATATTAAAGCCACTGGAAATGTCAGTTATTTAGATAGAGAAAACGCTTATCGTATGGAAGGTGGACTCTTATCTTATGATAAAGAAAAAGGATATTCTTATCTAACAGAAAGTCCACGGATTGTGTTTTTGGATAAAAAAGAATTAAACGAACGTGGACAATTGACTGCTGTTTTTTTGGAACGATTTGACGAACGTTTCGAAACCGTAGCCCGAGGGGATGTTCAAGTGGAAACCCAAACAGCGACTGCTACGGGTGAATATGCAACTTATTATGAAAAACGCGATGAATTGGTTTTAGAAGGGAATCCGACCCTTGTAAAAGACAACACCAAAGTTTCTGCAGGAAAGATCATACTCTTTCCAAAATCGGACAGAGCCTACTTAACTGATGGGCTTAAGGTAATACCTAATGGCGAAAAAAAGTAAAACAGAGATTCAGAAAATCAAACGGGAGATGGATCCGAATGTAAAAACATTTCGGATGGAGAATCTTGTTAAAATCTATAACAAGCGTAAGGTTGTCGATGGTGTTAGTTTTTATATTCAAAAAGGTGAAATTGTGGGTCTCCTTGGTCCTAATGGAGCCGGAAAAACAACCAGTTTTTATATGAGTGTCGGATTTGTAACACCTGACGAAGGTCATGTATTCATTGATAACGAAGACCTTACCAAAGCACCGATGCACATTCGTGCTAGGATGGGTGTAGGGTATCTAGCACAAGAAGCAAGTATATTTCGTAAATTAACTGTTGCTGAAAAC
The sequence above is drawn from the Leptospira sp. WS4.C2 genome and encodes:
- a CDS encoding LON peptidase substrate-binding domain-containing protein; this encodes MFLPLHIFEPRYRMMLDFCMENGGELGMAPYPKNWIGSGLPPIPEVVGYGHIIQKESLPDGRSNIILEGIGTAEIISLDSTDPFYIAQMVRREHERNKNVSDSLKEKIEELLVLTKRILLAEGAEEDLILKMNQILVHPYPVDFIASLIYFDFKTKQTILETTHLETKADLLKTVLLGLNLSE
- the rfaE1 gene encoding D-glycero-beta-D-manno-heptose-7-phosphate kinase is translated as MKIKKTSLRKAFEDLSKIKVLVIGDLILDEYLIGSVERISPEAPVPVVWVRNEKQSLGGSGNVVQNLSAIGVSGVVFGRIGLDKAGDSLEGHLLANSVATQDLVLLKSKTLPTILKTRIIASHQQICRVDREEVVPLTSEEEKSILLQFEGKLKECAAVILSDYDKGYLTPSLIQSVIALCNRENKIVTVDPQVSHFFLYKNIHIMTPNHHEAGKALGRKLTSDLEIETACREISEKLTPDAMMITRGEKGMSIYERKTNSFYHIPTVAKEVFDVTGAGDTVITTYTAFVATGMPIADAALISNVSAGIVVGKLGAATVTVTEIEDALFTLGYLEG
- the rfaE2 gene encoding D-glycero-beta-D-manno-heptose 1-phosphate adenylyltransferase, which codes for MSFYSHLNAKIITPDQIETQRKVLEGKRIVFTNGCFDILHPGHVTYLAQARDLGDLLWIGVNSDASVRRLKGESRPINSCEDRMLVLAGLSSVDFVSSFGEDTPLEILKKVRPSVHSKGGDYQVETLPEYQILKEMGADIQILPFVVGKSTTKILEKAKSPS
- a CDS encoding CTP synthase yields the protein MSKTRYIFITGGVSSSLGKGVTVAALGCLLEARGYTVSLQKMDPYINIDPGTMSPYQHGEVYVTEDGAETDLDLGYYERFTKSKFSRKNSVSTGQIYHAVIERERKGDYLGRTVQVVPHITNEIRSRIYNLTRDQETDFVIVEIGGTVGDIESVPFLEAIRQMRYEHGASQVLFLHLTLVPTITAAGEAKTKPTQHSVKELLALGIQPDILICRINKPMSKEMKNKISLFCNVKEQNVISAVDITTSIYEIPLMYREDKLDEVVLNALGMDLRKLNFSQWENMVKKIRNTKKTVKVALIGKYISLQDAYRSVYESLAHGGIANDVEVSVIKINPEDIDAKNVKEHLKGVHGVLVPGGFGERGIEGKIAAIQYARTKQIPFFGICLGMQCAVIEFARNVLGFKDANSTEFKPNVNYPVISMIEEQKEIERMGGTMRLGAYPCVVKKGSLAYSEYKAERISERHRHRFEFTLRYKDDFEKKGMNLTGFSPDGSLAEIVEVPNHPWFVGVQFHPEFQSKPTDPHPLFAGFIKAASKLSKKTED
- the kdsA gene encoding 3-deoxy-8-phosphooctulonate synthase, with amino-acid sequence MYDLIEEREFFGKKIGGRNPFFLISGPCVMENKDLLDRVCGEMKAICDDLGIVYIFKSSFDKANRSSINSYRGPGLEEGRKLLDFIKNKYNVPVLTDIHETIQVDPLKDTVDIFQIPAFLSRQTDLIAKAAETGKWVNVKKGQFMAPDDTRHIKTKIQESGSEKYMVTERGASFGYGNLVFDLRGIPMMHKHGIPIVFDATHSAQLPGAAGNITGGVREFIPHMVRGAVSVGVEGLFMEVHPDPEKALSDATTQFPLAKAKGLLTQLLELDRLVKTKFLED
- the lptC gene encoding LPS export ABC transporter periplasmic protein LptC: MMRRIQILFFVLAMVHCKDKEYLRVDSEKESGSMVSMRNFSRSSYKESGELEWKLKGAESYIFPKENKTIVYGFEFKQLEKGNVTSSMTGDRGEINHSTKTVIISGKVRLKTNDGKYIESESLTYNLEEKTLSSEDDVLVYSDGTTIRGKGLRADKSLNKFTIIQPKAVTVGGSNPLKEK
- a CDS encoding LptA/OstA family protein, whose translation is MKKQISIFVFFISVLRANSSPIPLLYGSEDLLKKDSPIFLENKKKENKDKIPVLWGGSSLTQEERTINGIPMKVFILGGGAYIMHKTIKLSAREIEIIGEDALIGNLKGQVIVEDFQNGVTLTAAKGIYNKMAGTVSLENNPVLVQKKDGKIVKIHCQSIVRYLEEAKTNLAGKVVVTSDEFQVFGEDAVFSEKEDRIDLAGEPFLFSENRFLIGKTLSYFVKEGSIQLDGDATIYQVSYENKKDKEKDTTTKERVLTLFTGKTLTHQNKGKDTITSMNGDAFMYRKTSEFRANLLESRRNNKDIKATGNVSYLDRENAYRMEGGLLSYDKEKGYSYLTESPRIVFLDKKELNERGQLTAVFLERFDERFETVARGDVQVETQTATATGEYATYYEKRDELVLEGNPTLVKDNTKVSAGKIILFPKSDRAYLTDGLKVIPNGEKK